The Lytechinus pictus isolate F3 Inbred chromosome 8, Lp3.0, whole genome shotgun sequence nucleotide sequence cTGTGAGATACCAGTCGTCCGTGGACAAATTGTTGTGTTTTGTGgaagtaaatgaaaaacacaactcaaaggaatatatgaataataaagacatcaaagttggtgcttatctcattaaattttaaaccaccatgtcactttagtacaaatgaccttcctctgatcatgcgcagaatcttctgatcatgcgcagagtggaactacgaactggcttattgtaaaaatttgtaatattcatGTAATggcctttttttaaaatctactTGTCAACCTGACCTCTTGTAGATCTGCATGAGCCTTGTTTTCAAACTGGTCCAGGGCCTGAGTGAGGTTGGTCTTGAATGTGCTGTAGTCCTCGTCGGAGAAGACCAGACGCTGTTTTATCTTATCTGGATCGCCATTGTGTGTGCGGTAGTACTTGATGGAGGCTTGTTTGTGGGAGGCActgatgtgaaaaaaaataaaaataaaataatgtttagTTCAATCAAAGAGTTAATTATTGTAGAATTCTTTTCCTGGGGGTGCAATGAATGCAAAAAAAGAACATACCAAAAATTAGGTACCTATTTATGTAAGCCAAATATTTCACCATGTTCATCCTTGCTTCAGTTGTAAAATGAAGATGGCAGtactgtcatacatgtatatgataaaaaatatgtaccaaaaaaaaaaaatagaataagagTGTATAGTTCAATCAGACAGTTAATTGATACTTTTCCGGGGGAGgatcaattaaaaatataagatATAACAAATTACGGACCTATTTGTGTCAGTAGGTTAAACATTTACACGTTAATCATTGCTTCAGTTGTCTTTGGAGATGGCTGTACTGCAGTATATGATATCTTAAAATATTATCATCTGAAAGATTATAGGCCGGCCTACACATTTACTGTATGtttatgttgaaataaaacataatcaAAACAGTATATCATTGATCCAAATTTTCCATCCTGAATTTCTGCTGATGAATTTAATATATTCGAATCTGGTCATTAATATTTTGGGTATGCTTTGTTATTTCATGTTCATCTACCCTGCCTGGACTGTAATAGATCATGGGCTAGCAATCTTGtccttttatttacaaattaccAGTTTTTATCTTGTATTTTACACTGTTCCCTTTCCTTTTGTATTAATTGCTGTTCCATAAAGTAATATGcaaagctccccccccccccataaattACCAGAGCTCACCTGCACAAGTGTTCAATaaacattgccaatttgagtgTAACGAGTCCATCCTGGGCATGCCGGGGAACGTCACAGGAACAGAAGATACACCAATAGGTGGAACCCTTCTCGTACGACCCTTCAATGACCTCTGGACAACCAATCAGAGCTTCAGCTGCCTTCACCTGCACAAACAAATTGATCAATTGATTAAATGAGATTATAAAGAGGAAAGCAAGTTACAGAGGAGGGTGGATAATATAAGTGATCTGGTAGGTGTAAAGCAGTTCAGAAGTTAAAAGCGactttacaaacgactggtgatcctttcttaggtgTTAAATCAGCATCGGTGAAAATATGGTGAAATCATTTACCAGAAGGTTCACCAGTAGTTTGTATAAAGTCACTCGTAACTTACGAATAGCGCCTGAAGAAACACCCAcatggtgggtgtttcataaagctgttctgaagagcgactttaagaacgactggtgatcctttcttgtggtaaatggtatattgaattAGCGATGGTTTAgtgtgtaagaaaggttcaccagacGTGCttgaagtcgctcttaacttacaaactttatgaaacagccccctggtTTAAAATTAGGCGATATTGCAGGACAGGGCCCCCATTTGCATAAAAGTACGGCcattttgccatccaatggtaactaccatggtaacgctgatcaacagccaatcaaaatcaaggattccatgcaataTACCATTCGATGGCACAGTTATCATAATGGTTACTTTTGTGCAATGGGGGTCAGCTAGGTGTCAGTGTTCATGTCATCGCTATATATTCCTTATTCAACTTACCATAATAATCAACTTACGGTTGTGGACTTCAACAGCCCGCGGAAGACtagacaaaaataaatcataacaaaCTAATAATGAAAATGCTTCCTTGACAGAAAGAGATCATGCACATCTAGTATTCTCATCTTTAAGTTAGCGACCTATTCTCTTTTTAACTTGAATAGTTTGATCTGAACTTTTCTCTCAAGTATTCACTAACTTTCTCATCCACCACAAGTCTTGTTCTATTCACTGAATTCTTTGGAAAACATAATTCCCATTGCTAAAACCCCAAGTAGGAAAATGTAGAAAATTTCCTTTCAAAAAGCAGGTTAGCCTAACTATATATGTTCCACTATAtcaagcatgatttttttaatgaaaattatttcatgcCCTCTTCCCCCACCTACCATTTTCTTGAATATAGACTGTGGACTTTGCTTTTTTCCTTTTGTCCCCCACCAACCTCTCTGAGGGACTCTATATGCATGATTAACAAGTATgacggtttcaaaccgcctcgatcacaagaatccctgttaaattacgagaacatttttaggctaaaaaatacccgttaattattcctgcattcacaccgccccgaaacatacccctcgggataaattcctgaagttaggagcatgcgcagtatggtctaataagcaggcaaggcgcgagattcaaaaccactagcccagcagccacccacggcgcccgcgcccaacgacacgctgggctaaaagttcccgtaaattgctttcacattgccaaaatacctgcgaccttggaaaaatcccagcgaaagttctcgtaatttcgccaagtacctactatttagcgggtattttctttcggggaaattacgcgtagtttgatttcacattaccaaaatacctggt carries:
- the LOC129266709 gene encoding centrosomal AT-AC splicing factor-like, producing MHIESLREVKAAEALIGCPEVIEGSYEKGSTYWCIFCSCDVPRHAQDGLVTLKLAMFIEHLCSASHKQASIKYYRTHNGDPDKIKQRLVFSDEDYSTFKTNLTQALDQFENKAHADLQESAAKIRRLEKEHLQHAQDTPPETDLQSKSPQGRFSDGSSDMQARKLLLDQQKTSIGPSKTIL